A section of the Hirschia baltica ATCC 49814 genome encodes:
- the argE gene encoding acetylornithine deacetylase, protein MSDLQTAKDILTRLVGFDTTSRDSNLELIEWVRAYLEPFASQINILHNEEGNKANLWARIGPNVAGGIVLSGHSDVVPVDGQPWSTPPFELTEKDGKLFGRGSCDMKGFLALALAFAPEMAAADLKKPFYIAISYDEEIGCAGVLSMIDELVSLESKPSICWVGEPTLWGVVTGHKGICNHEVVVTGMEMHSSLPHLGASAIHEALEIMGVLRDTAKWLKETAPSESLFEPPHATLTIGVVEGGTAANIIARECRFLFDLRSPPGVDAAQTLIPFYEKVEEVDARLKAFHPSCGVEVVKLSDAPPLGTEEDGPAELLARSLTGDNQTRLVGYCAEAGQFQNAGLSTIVCGPGSIEQAHQPDEFVAVSELETGIGIMKKMLNTMV, encoded by the coding sequence ATGAGTGATTTGCAAACAGCTAAAGATATTCTCACTAGACTTGTTGGATTTGATACGACTTCGCGTGATTCCAATTTGGAATTAATTGAATGGGTTAGAGCTTATCTTGAACCTTTCGCTTCGCAAATCAATATCCTGCACAATGAAGAAGGCAATAAAGCCAATTTGTGGGCGCGTATTGGGCCTAATGTTGCTGGTGGGATTGTATTATCGGGTCATTCGGATGTTGTGCCTGTGGATGGTCAACCTTGGTCGACACCGCCGTTTGAACTAACAGAAAAAGACGGCAAATTATTTGGCCGTGGGTCTTGCGATATGAAAGGCTTTCTGGCGCTTGCACTTGCGTTCGCACCAGAAATGGCGGCGGCGGATTTAAAGAAACCTTTCTACATTGCTATCTCTTATGATGAAGAGATTGGCTGTGCTGGTGTGCTCAGCATGATTGATGAGCTTGTTAGTCTGGAATCAAAACCATCAATCTGTTGGGTGGGAGAGCCAACGCTTTGGGGCGTGGTGACAGGTCATAAGGGCATATGCAATCACGAAGTTGTTGTGACGGGTATGGAGATGCATTCAAGCCTGCCGCATTTAGGCGCATCTGCCATTCATGAAGCGCTGGAAATTATGGGTGTGCTGCGTGATACTGCGAAATGGTTGAAGGAAACAGCACCAAGCGAAAGTTTATTTGAGCCACCTCATGCAACATTGACCATTGGTGTTGTTGAAGGCGGCACAGCTGCCAATATTATTGCGAGAGAATGTCGCTTTTTGTTTGATTTAAGATCGCCCCCTGGCGTGGATGCGGCGCAAACTTTAATTCCATTTTATGAAAAAGTTGAAGAAGTGGATGCGCGATTGAAGGCTTTCCATCCATCTTGTGGCGTTGAGGTTGTGAAATTATCGGACGCGCCACCGCTAGGGACTGAAGAAGATGGTCCGGCTGAATTGTTGGCACGATCTTTGACCGGAGATAACCAAACGCGATTGGTGGGCTATTGCGCAGAAGCAGGGCAATTTCAGAACGCTGGCTTGTCCACTATCGTATGTGGACCGGGCTCGATTGAACAAGCGCATCAGCCAGATGAATTTGTCGCTGTTTCGGAGTTGGAAACAGGAATTGGCATTATGAAGAAAATGCTCAACACAATGGTGTGA
- a CDS encoding glutathione S-transferase N-terminal domain-containing protein encodes MINLYTWNTPNGQKISIMLEETGLDYIAHPINIGKEEQFDPEFLKISPNNKIPAITDTDTPNGPINIFESGAILIYLAEKTGKFLPTSPIERSLTLQWLMWQIGGYGPMTGQFYHFKNLAEKPEFSDYAFRRFKNEVHRLHLVLDKQLENKNYVTGEYSIADMALYPWVKAGFNLAEDDTSSLPNILRWLDIIGQRAAVGRGMSVPLLDQ; translated from the coding sequence ATGATAAATCTATACACGTGGAACACTCCAAACGGCCAGAAAATTTCGATTATGCTTGAAGAAACCGGTTTGGATTACATAGCTCACCCTATCAATATAGGTAAGGAAGAACAATTCGATCCTGAATTCCTAAAAATCTCCCCCAACAATAAAATTCCTGCCATCACCGACACTGACACCCCCAATGGCCCAATCAACATATTTGAAAGCGGAGCGATTCTAATCTATCTGGCAGAAAAGACTGGAAAATTTCTGCCCACCTCCCCCATTGAAAGATCCCTCACGCTTCAATGGCTAATGTGGCAAATTGGTGGATATGGCCCCATGACGGGTCAATTTTATCACTTCAAAAACTTAGCTGAAAAACCAGAATTTAGTGACTATGCTTTTAGGCGTTTTAAAAATGAAGTGCATCGCCTTCATCTTGTTTTAGATAAACAATTAGAGAATAAAAACTATGTCACGGGCGAATATTCTATCGCTGATATGGCACTCTATCCATGGGTAAAAGCAGGCTTCAACCTTGCTGAAGATGATACATCATCCCTCCCAAACATATTGCGCTGGCTTGATATTATCGGGCAACGCGCAGCTGTTGGTCGCGGTATGAGTGTTCCCTTATTGGATCAATAA
- a CDS encoding glutathione S-transferase family protein — MRTLYHWILDPFSRCVRIALAEKKIEFALETSSPFEADSEAQKLNPIGGAPVLVDMSAAGRVIISEPRAILEYIDEVYAGYPLLPKNPVDRAEVRWVMGWLERGFENDVNATLLRERIMMRYLRAGRPNTSALREGAKALDGYLKHIEAITAVRPYLAGDDYTLADVSVAAHLSCLDYFGDVVWNRFENTSSWYLRMKSRASFREILKDSLEGVLPAPHYAELDF; from the coding sequence ATGCGCACTTTATATCACTGGATATTGGATCCGTTTTCACGTTGTGTACGCATTGCTCTTGCAGAAAAAAAGATCGAATTTGCATTAGAAACATCATCTCCGTTTGAAGCGGATTCAGAAGCGCAGAAGCTAAACCCTATAGGCGGTGCTCCAGTATTGGTTGATATGTCAGCTGCTGGCCGGGTTATTATTTCAGAGCCGCGTGCGATTTTAGAATATATTGATGAAGTTTATGCGGGTTATCCTTTATTGCCTAAGAACCCCGTTGATCGTGCTGAAGTGCGTTGGGTTATGGGGTGGCTGGAGCGCGGCTTTGAAAATGATGTAAATGCCACATTGCTGCGTGAACGTATCATGATGCGTTATTTGCGCGCTGGGAGACCAAATACGAGCGCATTGCGCGAAGGCGCAAAAGCGCTGGATGGATACCTTAAACATATTGAAGCGATAACGGCTGTTCGTCCTTATTTGGCGGGGGATGATTATACGCTCGCTGATGTAAGCGTAGCTGCGCATTTGTCTTGTTTGGATTATTTTGGGGATGTTGTTTGGAACCGATTTGAAAATACGAGCAGCTGGTATCTTCGTATGAAAAGTCGAGCTAGTTTTAGAGAAATACTCAAAGATAGTTTGGAGGGTGTGCTGCCAGCTCCACATTATGCAGAGTTGGATTTTTAG
- a CDS encoding cation diffusion facilitator family transporter: MAHDHMPAGRMNPPEAAEITKQTVLISVTVASILIGLKLWAWFVSGSVSVLASLADSGLDMAASLVTLGAVIYAAVPPDADHRYGHGKAEGFAALMQAGLVGASSALIAREAFDRFFDPRPMEEGVIPIVVMLISIGLTLGLIYFQTRALKKTGSIATAGDRAHYMADLGANVAVIIGVAGASFLKIPLIDPIIGLGVAIWLAFGALDVAKEAFNQLMDRELSDEARARIIELAQGDSKEWFVHDLRTRSAGPIIHIQFHLDLPNTSSLAEAHDIMVECEKRILSEFPGADILIHPDPKDAVPHGTDFFKSMRQEIAPDT; encoded by the coding sequence ATGGCTCATGATCACATGCCTGCGGGCCGAATGAACCCGCCGGAAGCAGCGGAAATTACAAAGCAAACTGTTTTGATTTCAGTTACAGTGGCTTCAATCCTTATTGGGTTGAAACTGTGGGCTTGGTTCGTATCTGGTTCGGTGTCTGTGTTAGCATCATTGGCAGATTCTGGGTTGGATATGGCGGCGTCATTGGTAACTTTGGGGGCTGTAATATATGCGGCTGTTCCACCTGATGCTGATCATAGATATGGGCATGGAAAAGCTGAGGGGTTTGCTGCATTAATGCAAGCAGGCCTTGTCGGCGCTTCATCTGCACTGATTGCGCGAGAAGCTTTTGATCGCTTTTTTGATCCTCGACCGATGGAAGAGGGCGTTATTCCAATTGTTGTGATGCTGATTTCAATCGGTTTAACGCTGGGATTAATCTACTTTCAAACGCGCGCCTTAAAGAAGACTGGCTCTATTGCGACGGCGGGAGACCGTGCGCATTATATGGCGGATTTGGGTGCAAATGTTGCGGTGATTATTGGGGTTGCGGGCGCTTCTTTTCTGAAAATTCCGTTGATTGATCCGATTATCGGGCTTGGTGTTGCTATCTGGTTGGCTTTTGGGGCGCTAGATGTTGCCAAAGAAGCGTTTAATCAGCTCATGGATCGGGAATTAAGCGATGAAGCGCGCGCGCGGATTATTGAGTTGGCGCAAGGTGATAGTAAAGAATGGTTTGTGCATGATTTAAGAACCCGTTCTGCGGGACCAATTATTCATATACAATTCCATCTAGATTTACCCAATACCAGTTCGCTGGCTGAAGCGCATGATATTATGGTAGAGTGTGAAAAACGAATCTTATCTGAATTCCCCGGAGCCGATATTCTTATCCATCCAGATCCTAAAGATGCAGTTCCTCACGGTACCGACTTTTTCAAATCGATGAGACAAGAAATAGCTCCAGATACATAA
- a CDS encoding CC0125/CC1285 family lipoprotein, protein MRQSLFALVTVSALAISACATQPAYKQATSYNGRGYSDQIIESNRFYVSFKGNSTTPRDEVETFLLLRAAELTLENGFDYFVVVERETETKSRMQSSPFGGHYSRYGFGYSYFHPRSGWYGMYDPFWSRGSYDYNQITKYEASSEIVMHSGKKPKDELRAFDARDVVKNIGPTVQRS, encoded by the coding sequence ATGCGCCAGTCTTTATTTGCTCTAGTTACAGTGTCAGCTCTGGCTATCAGCGCTTGTGCCACTCAGCCTGCTTACAAACAAGCAACTTCCTATAATGGAAGAGGTTATTCAGACCAAATTATTGAATCTAATCGTTTTTATGTGTCATTCAAAGGTAATTCCACAACGCCGCGCGATGAAGTGGAAACATTTCTATTGCTTCGCGCTGCTGAGCTAACATTAGAAAACGGATTTGATTATTTCGTTGTTGTTGAGCGCGAGACGGAAACAAAAAGTCGTATGCAGTCTAGTCCCTTTGGTGGACATTATTCTCGTTATGGATTTGGATATTCTTATTTTCACCCGCGTAGCGGCTGGTATGGAATGTATGATCCATTCTGGAGCCGTGGGTCATATGATTACAACCAAATCACGAAATATGAGGCATCTTCCGAGATTGTTATGCATTCAGGGAAAAAGCCAAAAGACGAGCTTCGTGCATTTGATGCCCGTGATGTTGTCAAAAACATAGGGCCGACAGTTCAACGCTCATAA
- a CDS encoding helicase HerA-like domain-containing protein gives MSENTIFLGGGGPENKLSQELILSRANRHGLVAGATGTGKTVTLQIMAEGFSAAGVPVFCADVKGDLSGLSQAGDPAHKLHDKLVARSAKIGFDDFGYGVTPSIFWDLYGKKGHPIRTTVTEMGPELLARLMDLNETQEGVLIIAFEYADDNDLLILDLKDLRKLLIHVTEVRDEIQKEYGNVSPSSVGAIQRRLLVLERDGAEEFFGEPALELEDFMRTTRDGRGYVSILDATTLINSPKLYSTFLLWLLSALFEELPEVGDPDKPKMVFFFDEAHLLFDDAPKALIDKIEQVVRLIRSKGVGVYFVTQNPRDLPDSVLAQLGARVQHALRAYTPSERKAIKAAAQSFRENPDIDTETAITELGVGEALVSTLDLKAAPSIVQRTLIRPPSSRMGPVTDAERKIVIENSPVFGKYDDAVDRESAYELLSEREAKAAKEEAELLEAEAKAKEQAAKAKKRKPTSRRQTATEAATKSMMRTAARELTKYVLRGVFGGRSR, from the coding sequence ATGAGCGAGAATACAATTTTCCTTGGTGGCGGTGGACCAGAAAACAAACTGTCTCAAGAATTGATACTTTCTCGTGCAAATCGGCACGGTCTGGTCGCCGGAGCGACAGGGACAGGTAAAACGGTCACGCTTCAGATCATGGCAGAAGGGTTTTCTGCAGCAGGTGTTCCTGTTTTCTGTGCTGATGTGAAGGGCGATCTTTCGGGGCTTTCTCAAGCAGGTGATCCAGCACATAAACTACATGATAAATTGGTTGCGCGCTCTGCTAAAATTGGATTTGACGATTTTGGATATGGCGTCACGCCAAGCATATTTTGGGACCTTTATGGAAAAAAAGGCCATCCAATCCGTACAACTGTGACTGAGATGGGGCCAGAACTGCTTGCTCGGCTCATGGACCTCAACGAAACACAAGAAGGTGTGCTGATCATCGCTTTTGAATATGCTGATGATAATGATCTTCTTATTTTGGACCTAAAAGACCTTCGCAAACTTTTGATCCATGTCACTGAAGTGCGAGATGAGATCCAGAAAGAATATGGAAATGTGTCTCCAAGTTCTGTGGGGGCGATACAGCGTCGATTGCTTGTTCTTGAACGCGATGGCGCTGAAGAATTTTTCGGTGAACCTGCGCTTGAGTTAGAAGATTTTATGCGCACGACGCGAGATGGGCGCGGATATGTATCTATTCTGGATGCAACGACACTGATCAATTCACCAAAATTGTATTCGACATTTCTACTTTGGCTATTGTCTGCATTGTTTGAAGAACTGCCAGAGGTGGGTGATCCTGATAAGCCTAAAATGGTGTTCTTCTTTGACGAAGCGCATTTGCTATTTGATGATGCGCCAAAGGCATTGATTGATAAAATCGAGCAAGTGGTGCGTTTGATCCGATCTAAAGGTGTAGGTGTTTATTTTGTAACTCAAAATCCACGCGACTTGCCTGACAGTGTGCTGGCGCAATTGGGCGCGCGGGTTCAACATGCTCTGCGCGCTTATACACCGTCTGAGCGCAAAGCGATAAAAGCGGCAGCGCAGAGTTTCCGTGAAAACCCCGATATTGATACTGAAACAGCTATCACTGAACTAGGAGTGGGTGAGGCGCTTGTGTCTACTCTGGATTTGAAAGCTGCACCTTCTATTGTTCAACGTACATTGATCCGTCCGCCTTCATCGCGCATGGGGCCGGTGACGGATGCTGAACGCAAAATAGTGATCGAGAATAGTCCCGTCTTTGGGAAATATGATGACGCTGTCGACCGCGAAAGTGCGTATGAATTGCTAAGTGAGCGCGAGGCAAAAGCAGCAAAAGAAGAGGCTGAATTGCTTGAAGCTGAAGCCAAAGCAAAGGAACAAGCGGCCAAGGCAAAGAAACGCAAACCAACATCGCGGCGTCAAACAGCGACTGAAGCAGCGACCAAATCTATGATGAGGACGGCTGCTAGAGAGCTAACCAAATATGTATTGCGCGGCGTGTTTGGCGGGCGTAGCCGCTAG
- a CDS encoding AI-2E family transporter, protein MGYLPAGIWVIASGVITYGLYVGADIFAPFALAVFLWLVIEGFARLMQERIPKLPRWLAQTSAVLIVLGIALTVTLIFIDGLNDFAKNAGAYEARINEILTEIYARFNIFTVAPPDLSRMLFNEENTKFVQPILDSVQGLASSFVLIMIYIAFLFLAEKNWPTKLDNIFPDTKTRSQAREVGHQVRKSMEEYLWVQTVISGIITVITYITLLILGLDNALFWAFIVFFLNYIPTIGSIVAAFLPGLFALAQPEWPAYMPTDATLNALIVLASVSIWQFAIGNFVQPRMMGESLNLSALVVLVSLAIWGALWGIPGMFLSAPLTVLMMILFAQIPGAHWLAILLSADGHPVKNKPIAAKDDSENVSSA, encoded by the coding sequence ATGGGCTATTTACCGGCTGGGATATGGGTCATCGCTTCGGGCGTCATCACATATGGGTTATATGTCGGCGCAGATATTTTTGCGCCATTTGCCTTAGCCGTTTTCCTCTGGCTGGTCATTGAAGGTTTTGCTCGCCTGATGCAGGAGCGCATTCCTAAACTTCCTAGATGGCTTGCTCAAACAAGCGCTGTGCTCATCGTGCTAGGCATCGCCCTAACCGTGACTTTAATATTCATAGATGGGTTAAATGATTTTGCGAAAAATGCTGGCGCATATGAAGCGCGCATCAATGAAATCCTGACCGAGATTTATGCCCGTTTCAACATCTTCACCGTCGCGCCACCTGATTTATCTCGTATGTTATTCAACGAAGAAAACACCAAATTCGTGCAGCCCATTCTAGATTCGGTTCAAGGTCTTGCCTCGTCTTTTGTCCTCATCATGATCTATATTGCGTTTCTCTTTCTTGCAGAGAAAAACTGGCCAACAAAATTAGACAATATCTTTCCAGATACCAAGACAAGATCACAAGCTAGAGAAGTCGGCCATCAAGTTCGCAAGTCGATGGAAGAATACCTTTGGGTACAGACAGTCATCTCAGGCATTATCACTGTTATCACATACATCACCTTACTCATATTGGGTTTAGACAATGCACTCTTTTGGGCATTCATAGTCTTTTTTCTAAACTATATTCCAACAATAGGATCCATCGTTGCAGCCTTCCTTCCTGGATTATTTGCGCTCGCTCAGCCTGAATGGCCAGCCTATATGCCAACCGACGCCACATTGAACGCGCTTATTGTTTTAGCCAGTGTGAGCATATGGCAGTTTGCGATAGGAAATTTCGTGCAGCCTCGCATGATGGGAGAATCTCTCAACCTCTCAGCTTTGGTCGTACTTGTTTCGCTTGCCATATGGGGCGCTCTGTGGGGCATCCCCGGCATGTTCCTATCCGCGCCGCTGACGGTTTTAATGATGATTTTGTTTGCTCAAATCCCGGGCGCACATTGGTTGGCAATTCTATTATCAGCTGATGGTCATCCCGTTAAAAACAAACCAATTGCAGCAAAAGATGACAGCGAAAACGTGTCTTCTGCATAA